The genome window CGAGGTAAACTCATGGAACAATTTTTAGAAAATATTAAAGATCTTGAAGTCACAACAGTAGCGCGTGCGCAAGAAGCTCTTGATAAAAAAGAAACTGCAACCTTCTTTATCGGTCGCAAAACTTGCCCTTACTGCCGTAAATTTGCAGGTACATTGGCTGGTGTCGTAGCTGAAACCAAAGCGCACATCTACTTTATCAACAGTGAAGAAGCAAGCCAACTCAATGAGTTGCAAGAATTCCGCTCACGCTACGGAATCCCAACAGTACCAGGCTTTGTTCACATTGCGGATGGACAAATCAATGTCCGTTGCGACTCTTCCATGTCCGCACAAGAAATCAAAGAATTTGCAGGATTGTAAAAAATATAAAAAAAGAAGGCACTCGCCTTCCTTTTTTTATATC of Streptococcus oralis contains these proteins:
- a CDS encoding thioredoxin produces the protein MEQFLENIKDLEVTTVARAQEALDKKETATFFIGRKTCPYCRKFAGTLAGVVAETKAHIYFINSEEASQLNELQEFRSRYGIPTVPGFVHIADGQINVRCDSSMSAQEIKEFAGL